One segment of Podarcis muralis chromosome 17, rPodMur119.hap1.1, whole genome shotgun sequence DNA contains the following:
- the ENO2 gene encoding gamma-enolase isoform X1 has product MSIEKVHAREILDSRGNPTVEVDLYTAKGMFRAAVPSGASTGIYEALELRDNDKSRFLGKGVLQAVDHINSTIAPALVSCGLSVVEQEKIDSLMLEMDGTENKSKFGANAILGVSLAVCKAAAAEKDIPLYRHIADLAGNSDLILPVPAFNVINGGSHAGNKLAMQEFMILPVGAESFRDAMRIGAEVYHNLKGVIKDKYGKDATNVGDEGGFAPNILENSEALELLKEAIEKAGYTDKIVIGMDVAASEFYRDGKYDLDFKSPDDPSRYISADELGDLYQSFVRDYPVVSIEDPFDQDDWEAWSKFTANVGIQIVGDDLTVTNPKRIERAVEDKACNCLLLKVNQIGSVTEAIQACKLAQENGWGVMVSHRSGETEDTFIADLVVGLCTGQIKTGAPCRSERLAKYNQLMRIEEELGDEAHFAGHNFRNPSVL; this is encoded by the exons ATGTCTATTGAGAAGGTTCACGCTCGGGAGATCCTGGACTCTCGTGGGAATCCAACCGTGGAGGTGGATTTGTACACAGCTAAAG GGATGTTTCGGGCAGCTGTCCCCAGTGGCGCTTCCACCGGCATCTACGAAGCTCTAGAGCTGCGTGACAACGATAAGTCCAGATTCCTTGGGAAAG GGGTCCTGCAGGCGGTGGATCACATCAACAGCACCATTGCCCCTGCTCTCGTGAGCTGT ggcctttCAGTCGTGGAGCAAGAGAAGATCGACAGCCTCATGCTGGAGATGGACGGGACAGAGAATAAAT CCAAGTTTGGAGCCAATGCCATCCTGGGTGTCTCCCTGGCTGTGTGCAAAGCGGCGGCTGCGGAGAAGGACATTCCCCTGTACCGACACATCGCTGACCTGGCTGGAAATTCCGATCTCATTCTGCCAGTACCG GCCTTCAACGTGATCAACGGGGGCTCCCACGCTGGGAACAAGCTGGCCATGCAGGAGTTCATGATCTTGCCAGTTGGGGCCGAGAGCTTCCGGGACGCCATGCGCATCGGTGCCGAGGTCTATCACAATCTCAAGGGTGTGATCAAGGACAAGTATGGCAAGGATGCCACCAATGTGGGCGACGAAGGAGGCTTTGCTCCTAACATCCTGGAGAACAGTGAAG CTCTGGAACTCCTCAAGGAAGCCATTGAGAAAGCTGGCTACACTGACAAGATTGTGATCGGCATGGATGTGGCCGCATCGGAATTCTACAGAGACGGAAAATATGACTTGGACTTCAaatctcccgatgaccccagccGCTATATCTCTGCTGATGAGCTGGGTGACCTGTACCAAAGCTTTGTAAGGGATTACCCAG TGGTGTCGATCGAGGACCCTTTTGATCAGGATGACTGGGAGGCCTGGTCCAAGTTCACAGCAAACGTTGGGATTCAGATTGTGGGGGACGACCTGACTGTGACCAACCCCAAACGCATCGAGCGAGCTGTGGAAGACAAGGCCTGCAATTGCCTCCTGCTGAAAGTCAACCAGATTGGATCAGTCACCGAGGCCATCCAAGC CTGTAAACTGGCCCAGGAAAACGGCTGGGGGGTGATGGTGAGTCACCGATCAGGGGAGACTGAAGACACCTTCATTGCGGACCTGGTGGTGGGACTCTGTACTGGCCAG ATAAAGACGGGAGCGCCATGCAGGTCCGAGCGACTGGCGAAATACAATCAGTTAATGAG GATTGAGGAAGAGCTTGGCGACGAAGCCCACTTTGCCGGGCACAACTTCCGTAACCCGAGCGTCCTATAA
- the ENO2 gene encoding gamma-enolase isoform X2 has protein sequence MLEMDGTENKSKFGANAILGVSLAVCKAAAAEKDIPLYRHIADLAGNSDLILPVPAFNVINGGSHAGNKLAMQEFMILPVGAESFRDAMRIGAEVYHNLKGVIKDKYGKDATNVGDEGGFAPNILENSEALELLKEAIEKAGYTDKIVIGMDVAASEFYRDGKYDLDFKSPDDPSRYISADELGDLYQSFVRDYPVVSIEDPFDQDDWEAWSKFTANVGIQIVGDDLTVTNPKRIERAVEDKACNCLLLKVNQIGSVTEAIQACKLAQENGWGVMVSHRSGETEDTFIADLVVGLCTGQIKTGAPCRSERLAKYNQLMRIEEELGDEAHFAGHNFRNPSVL, from the exons ATGCTGGAGATGGACGGGACAGAGAATAAAT CCAAGTTTGGAGCCAATGCCATCCTGGGTGTCTCCCTGGCTGTGTGCAAAGCGGCGGCTGCGGAGAAGGACATTCCCCTGTACCGACACATCGCTGACCTGGCTGGAAATTCCGATCTCATTCTGCCAGTACCG GCCTTCAACGTGATCAACGGGGGCTCCCACGCTGGGAACAAGCTGGCCATGCAGGAGTTCATGATCTTGCCAGTTGGGGCCGAGAGCTTCCGGGACGCCATGCGCATCGGTGCCGAGGTCTATCACAATCTCAAGGGTGTGATCAAGGACAAGTATGGCAAGGATGCCACCAATGTGGGCGACGAAGGAGGCTTTGCTCCTAACATCCTGGAGAACAGTGAAG CTCTGGAACTCCTCAAGGAAGCCATTGAGAAAGCTGGCTACACTGACAAGATTGTGATCGGCATGGATGTGGCCGCATCGGAATTCTACAGAGACGGAAAATATGACTTGGACTTCAaatctcccgatgaccccagccGCTATATCTCTGCTGATGAGCTGGGTGACCTGTACCAAAGCTTTGTAAGGGATTACCCAG TGGTGTCGATCGAGGACCCTTTTGATCAGGATGACTGGGAGGCCTGGTCCAAGTTCACAGCAAACGTTGGGATTCAGATTGTGGGGGACGACCTGACTGTGACCAACCCCAAACGCATCGAGCGAGCTGTGGAAGACAAGGCCTGCAATTGCCTCCTGCTGAAAGTCAACCAGATTGGATCAGTCACCGAGGCCATCCAAGC CTGTAAACTGGCCCAGGAAAACGGCTGGGGGGTGATGGTGAGTCACCGATCAGGGGAGACTGAAGACACCTTCATTGCGGACCTGGTGGTGGGACTCTGTACTGGCCAG ATAAAGACGGGAGCGCCATGCAGGTCCGAGCGACTGGCGAAATACAATCAGTTAATGAG GATTGAGGAAGAGCTTGGCGACGAAGCCCACTTTGCCGGGCACAACTTCCGTAACCCGAGCGTCCTATAA
- the LRRC23 gene encoding leucine-rich repeat-containing protein 23 isoform X2, whose translation MKEGLSMLCKTGNGLAHAFVKLEAKEKELTDINLIQGFIHLRYVDLSENLLKDLSPLSGLTHLLWLKVDGNRLTSAGLDELIYLQHASFASNHIKDSNGIGHPRLVSLNLKSNEIEAITGLDPEKLSNLQTIELRGNGLKSTAGFCLPKLKTLYLAQNAITVIEGLEDLGQLTTLHLRDNQIETLDGFSASLKSLQYLNLRGNAIVQLQEVSKLLVLPMLRALVLLDNPCAEEGDYRVEVLVMLPRLERLDKDFFEEDERTDAEELRQRRREEELELEREKEREKELELEETDDLVQEDDAPE comes from the exons ATGAAGGAAGGCCTTTCGATGTTATGTAAAACTGGCAATGGCTTGGCTCATGCATTTGTGAAATTAGAGGCTAAAGAAAA GGAACTGACAGACATCAACCTCATTCAAGGCTTCATCCACTTACGTTATGTAGACCTGTCCGAAAACCTGCTCAAAGACCTGTCCCCACTGTCAGGACTCACGCATCTGCTGTGGCTGAAGGTGGATGGCAATCGGCTAACTAGCGCCGGCCTGGATGAGCTGATATACCTGCAGCATGCCAGCTTTGCCAGCAACCACATCAAAGACAGCAATGGCATTGGGCACCCGCGGCTGGTCAGTCTCAACCTGAAAA GTAATGAGATCGAGGCAATAACAGGACtggacccggaaaagctgtcaaATCTGCAGACAATCGAATTGCGGGGAAACGGCCTAAAGTCCACAGCTGGATTCTGCCTGCCCAAGCTCAAAACTCTGTACCTG GCCCAGAATGCCATTACCGTAATAGAGGGCCTGGAGGACCTGGGGCAGCTCACAACTCTGCATCTGCGTGACAATCAGATTGAAACCCTGGATGGCTTCTCAGCAAGCTTGAAGTCTCTCCAGTATCTCAACCTACG GGGGAATGCGATTGTGCAGCTCCAGGAGGTGTCGAAGCTGCTGGTGCTGCCCATGCTACGAGCCCTGGTCTTGCTAGACAACCCTTGTGCGGAGGAAGGGGACTACCGGGTGGAAGTGCTGGTGATGCTTCCACGCCTTGAGCGCCTCGATAAGGATTTCTTTGAAGAGGACGAACGGACGGATGCTGAGGAGCTGCGACAGAGGCGCCGGGAAGAAGAGCTGGaactagagagagagaaggagagagagaaggagctggAGCTGGAA GAAACGGATGACCTCGTTCAGGAGGATGATGCGCCAGAATGA